The Planctellipticum variicoloris DNA window GCTGCGCCTGCTGCAGCGGCGAACCCTGCCTCTGCGGCGACGACTGCGAGTGCCTCTGCTGCGAGACCGCGGCAGCCGGTTCGTAACGGGCTCTGCCGTTTGTGACGGATGTTGGGCGGCGGGGAGGTCCCACTCGGGATCCTCCTCGCCGCTTTCGTGTCTCACTTGCCCCCCCCCCACGGAACTGATCGGTGATTCTGGATTGGGAATGGACTTCTCGTCCCCGTTCGTCGAAAATGACGGATGGTGATTCCGACGGTCATTCCCCGGGGGGAACTGCTGCAGATGCCGATCTATGTTTATGAAATTCTGGACGACGATGGCGAGCCGGCCGGCACGTTTGAGGTCTTTCAGCAGATCAAGGACGAACCGTTGACCCGGCATCCGGAAACCGGGCAGCCGGTCGAGCGGCTCATCACCCCGCCGTTCATCGGCGGGCAGTGGTCCGAGCACTCCATGCACAAGAGCGTCTCCGACGACAAGAAGCTGGAAAAGCAGGGTTTCACCAAGTACGTGAAGGCCGGCAACGGCATCTACGAAAAACGCTGCGGCAAGGGTCCGCAGACGATCTCCAGGGACCAGCCGATCAAAGGTTCCGACCTGAAATAGCCCCGCCCCCTTTCCTCCCTGACGATGGCTGCCGGAAAATTTCCACGGAGCAACTGATGACGCTTCACGCCAGTCGACGCGACTTTCTCCAGGCCGGCAGCTTTGCCGCTGCCGCCCTGATGTCCGGCTCGCAACTCCGCGCCGAAGAGTCCGCGGCCCCCGTCTCCCTCGGAAAGGCCGAACACTGCGTCATGGTCTGGCTCGGCGGCGGAGCCGGGCAGATTGACACCTGGGACCCCAAACAGCTTGGCGACCCGAAGGGTAAGAAGGCCGGCTCGTATTATCCGTCCATCGACACCGCGATCTCCGGCGCCAAGGTCTGCGAGCACCTCCCCGAGTGCGCCAAGATCCTCGACCGCTTTGCCCCCATCCGCACGCTGCACCACGACGTGATCGATGAGCATGCCGCCGCGGTGAACCGCCTGCACACCGGCCGCCCCGTCAGCGAGACGGTCACCTATCCGTCGATCGGTTCGGTCGTCTCCTACCGCCGCGGCCCGGCCGACGAAGGGGTGCCCGCCTACGTCCTCATCGGATACCCGAGCACGACCCGCGGTCCCGGCTTCCTGGGATCCCAGTCCGGCTATCTGTACCTGACCGATACCGAATCGGGGCCGCAGGGCCTCTCGCGACCGGCCGATCTCACGCCGGAACGCGTCCGCCGCCGCGAAGCATTGCTCGCGGAAGTCCGTGGCGACTACCGCCGTCGGGCCTCCGGCAATCCGCTGGCCCAGGACTATGACCGCGCCGTCACCGAGCTGCAGCGCCTGTCGGGGCCGCAGTTCATGCAGACCTTCCAGCTCGACCGCGAGCCCGCCGAACTGCGGAACCGCTACGGCGGCGAGTTCGGCCAGCGCTGCCTGCTGACCCGCCGGCTGCTGGAGCGCGGCGTCCGCTTTGTCGAAGTCTCGCACAACCTGAACTTCCTCAACGGCACCGGCTGGGACGTCCACAACGAGGGGATCGAGCAGCAGCACCGGCTGATTCAGGAACTGGATCAGGCCGTCTCGGCGCTGGTCGTCGACCTCGAACGCTGCAAAATGCTCGACAAAACGCTCATTCTCGTCGCGACGGAGTTCGGCCGACCGGCTCAGTTCGATGGCGGCGGCGGCCGAGGCCACCACGGCAAATGCTTCAGCGTTGTCCTCGCAGGCGGCGGCCTGAAAACCGGCCAGGTGATCGGCGAAACCGACGAGCTGGCGATGAATCCGCTCTCGCGACCGGTTTCCGTGCCGGACCTGCACGCCACGGTCTACGCCGCAATGGGCATCAATCCGCACGAAGAATTGTACGCGGGCGATCGTCCCGTGCCGATTACCGACGGCGGACAGCCGATTCGCGAGCTGTTTGCTTGACGTGACGGGGCCGTCCGCGGATCATGCGGAACTCCCTCTTTGAGCCGAAGTGGCGGAATGGCAGACGCAGCGGATTCAAAATCCGCCGAGGTTCACCCCTCGTGTGGGTTCGAGTCCCACCTTCGGCATCTTTTTCCTGCTCGAATAGCGGAGCTCCATCCGGGAGCCATCACCGGGCGGCGGCCGCCGCCACCTCCGCACCGGCCAGCGCTCTCGGATGCGGGTGAGCCGCTGTGCCGGGCAGCGACGTCAGCACGACGCAGATCGTCTCCGTGCTCGGGTCGGCCCACGCCAGCGTTCCTGTTGATCCCGTATGCCCGAATGTCTTCGCGGAACATCCGGGACTGCCGGCCGCCGCGCTGACGTTGAAGCCCAGGCCGCGCGGCGTCAGACCCGGCCCGTTCTGATTGCTGGTCATGAGCTGCGCCGTCTCCGGTTTAACGACGACCCCCTGACGGGAAAGAAACTCCGCCAGGAATCGCCCCACGTCCGGCGCAGAGGCATGTGTGCCGCCCCAGGGGGCCCCCAGCTTGCGCCAGTAAAGACTGTTCCAGTCCCAGTCTTTGGCGGTCGGATCCCCCGCCCCGGATTCCGGCGCGCCGAACTCGGTCTGACAGGGGACGACATCCTGCAGCGAAAACCGACCGAGTCCCTGAGCCGAATGCTGCATCCCCAGCGGCCGCATCACCGTCCCTTCGACAAGTTCCAGAATTCCCGTTCCGCTGATCAACTCCGCAACGTGCGTCGCCAGCAGAATCCCCATGCTCGAATACTGGGACTTCGAGCCCGGCACAAACTCCACCGGCGTCCGAATCGCGTGCTCGACGAACTCCGCCAGACCGGCGTGATTCTTCCTCAACATCGCGTTGGCGGCCAGTTGATCCGGCAGCCCCGACACGTGAGTCAGGACCTGCCGCAGCGTCACCTGCTCCCGACCATTCCCCGCGAACTTCGGCAGAAACTTCTGCAGCCGATCGTCGAGCCGGAACTCTCCCTGATCGAACAGTCGCATCAGAGCCGTGACGCAGATCGGCTTCGAAATCGACCCCAGCAGGAACATCGCCTCCCCGGACGACGCTTTGCCAAAGTGCTTCGTCAATGTCGCCTGACGCTGCGCCGCATGCAGCACGGCCGAAGCGACCTGACCGCTGGCGGTTGCTTTCGCCAGCACCTCCACGGCGTCATCGAGACGGTCGTCCCGAAGCGCCGCCAGCAACGGTGCGCCAATGGCGCCGGCAAATCCACACTGCAGAAAGGTGCGACGTTTCATCGGTGCCTCGATCGACGGGAAGGCCATTTTCGGACTGTGACGTCCGACCCACGATAACGCGACAGGCTCCGGAGAGGGACTAAATCCGGCCCTCTTCAGCAGCCAGCTCCAATCGGTGCATCCATCGCTGAGTCTGCAAGGCGGCCTCGTACGTCGCCCCGGCGGGGACGCTCTCCAGCCCGCGCACCACGCGGCAGAACGTCCGCAACTCCTCCGCCATCATGCCGGTCGGACCCGAGGCCTCCGTCCGGATCTCCAGCGCCAGCGGCCATTGAGCACGCTCGTCCCAGACCTCCAGCGGACGCGGATTCGGCGTGATCCGCGCCGCCCACCCCTCGCCAAAGACTTCCATGCGGTCGAACCCCCGCGGCGGCATGCCGCCCGGCGTCAGATACGAGGCCGCGAACGAGGCCAGCGTACCGCTGCTCCATTCGAGCTGAGCCAGCGCCAGATCGACGTCGCCGCCGGCCGTTCGATGAAACTGCGCGGCGAATCTCCGCGGCTCCTCGCCGCCCAGCAGGACCTGCACCGCGTACAGATCGTGAATCATCGCCGCCTGCAGCGGGTTCTCCCCCGGAAAGTCCCGGACGATCGTCGCCGGTCGATGCCTGACGCAGTCGATGTAGGCCGGTCGCCCGCGCCGGGAAACCTCGTCGCGAAGCTGCCGGAACTCGCTGTTGAAAAGCACAATATGCCCCAGCATCAGATTCGCCGATTCCGCCGCAACCCACGGAGCCAGGCTCTCGGCATCCGCCAGTGATGCGGAAATCGGCTTCTCCAGCAGGACGGTTCGGCCTGCCCGCAGCAGCGTTCTCGTCACCGCAACATGCTGGTCCGTCGAGCAGGCCACCACCCACGCTTCGGCTCCCGACACTGCGACCGCCTGTTCCAGATCCGTCCAGCCCGGAATGCCCGGCAGCTCCTGCTGAAGGGCTTCCAGGCTGCCCCGCCGCCGGGCCACAAGTCCGACCAGTTCGACGTCGCCAAGCCCTGCCAGCGTCAGGGCATGCAGCCGACCGAACCGGCCCAGCCCCACAACCCCGACCCGGACTGGAACGACCGACTTCGATCTGTCCATAAGATCTCCCGCGAGCATTTCGCCAAACCAATCCCGCCGACTGCGACCACGTCAGCCGACTCCTCGCCTTGTACTGTATGACGCGTCGTTCGAGCGAGTCGAACGCAATTCATTGCGAATTCCCAGGTTGCACTCCTCCAGCAATCCCGGATCTCACGCAATGAAATTCGCCGAAAGCCCTGTCGCTCCGAAATTCCCCCCGCAGGCTCAGCCATCCGCACCCGACCTCGTCTTCTCCGAACCGGCTGTTTCTGCTAGTTTTCGAGGGCTGCGGGTGTTCCAAAGAAGAAAACGTCGTCCAGGGAAGGCCGACCCGATGCAATGCCGATGGTGGCTGACAGGACTGATCTGCTGCATGCTCGGCGGAGCAATCCCCGGCTGCAATCCGTTTCAAGGAGCGGCGACGGACGCGGACGAAGATCTGTTCGCCGAACTGGACGATCTGGGGGCCAACGGCGACGCTCCTGCCGCGTCCGCGGCTCCCCCCGCAGACGCCGGTGCGGCGGGCGCCGCACCGGCCACCATGACGCCTGCACCGCCGCGCTGGCGCCTCGGCGACCGCTTTCCCCTTGAAAAAACCGTCTTTCAGAAGGTCACGCAGGTCGGTTTGGGAACGCCCTCTGCAGGGTCCGAACGCCTGCAGCTCCTGCTGTCGCTGACTGTTGAAGAAGTCTCGTCCGAACGGGCGCGGTTCGGCGTCCGATACCATCGCGTCCGGCTGGTCCGCGAAATGGCCGGCGAAACGTTCGACTACGATTCCGGCAGCAGCACCGCGGCGCCTCCCCCGGCGGCTCTGGCCTACGCAGGAATGATCAATGATGGCTTCTCGTTCTGGCTGACCACCGACGGCCGCGTCGGCGATTTGGTTGGCTTTTCGGAGTTTCTGCAGCGCTGCGCGGGCCGGACGACCCCCGAAAATCGTCAGCAGGTCCTCACGCAACTGGCTCAGTTCCAGTCGGGACAAGGCGTGGCCAGCTTCGTGGACGACAGCGTCGGCATGTTGCCTGCGGAAGCCGACGGCGCCCGTGCCTCGGCCGGGCTGAGAATCGGTTCGGCGTGGCAATTGGCGCCCCGCCAGTACCAGTCCCCGGCACCGATGGTCGAACAGGCGCATTGCATCGTCAAGCAGCTCTCGCCGGAGGCCGCCGAAGTCAGCCTGTTTGGCAAGATCACTCCCGGGGCGGCGACGAGCCCCATTCCCGGGACGATGTCCGTGGCGATCCGTGAAGGGCATGCGACCGGGCAGTGCCAGTTCGACCGCCGCACAGGCCTGCCGACAAAATCGCACATCGAACGCCGCGTCAGCATGCTGGTCACGCTCCCCGATGGGACCCAGGTGGCCCAGGAAAAGGAAGTCGTCACCGCGCTGGCGTCATTCCCGACAGAACTGGCCGCCGTCCAGCCGCCTGCCGGGCAGTTGCAACCCGGCGAGGGAACCGGCATCGTTCGCGCCAGCGCCGTCGAGCACGCCGTGGGAACTGGCGGGCCAGGACAGGTCGCGTCCGCGCTGTTCCAGGCGCCCGCACCGCCGCCGCAGCAGCGGCTGCCCTGAGCCGCGAGTTCAGGGCCGAGTGATCACGATTCGCGGTTGATACCCAGGAATCGCGACCAGCGGCGGTCGGGGGCGTTCCCCTTGCCGCCCCGTTTTTCGTGGCTGGTCGCCGCTTCCTGCTCGATTCCCAGCTCCCGCATCTGTCGCTTGAGCTGCTCTTCGCGCATGGCAAGCTGCGCCTGCTCGCGCGCCAGCCGGGCTCGTTCGATCGAGATTTCGACGTCCGC harbors:
- a CDS encoding DUF1501 domain-containing protein — its product is MTLHASRRDFLQAGSFAAAALMSGSQLRAEESAAPVSLGKAEHCVMVWLGGGAGQIDTWDPKQLGDPKGKKAGSYYPSIDTAISGAKVCEHLPECAKILDRFAPIRTLHHDVIDEHAAAVNRLHTGRPVSETVTYPSIGSVVSYRRGPADEGVPAYVLIGYPSTTRGPGFLGSQSGYLYLTDTESGPQGLSRPADLTPERVRRREALLAEVRGDYRRRASGNPLAQDYDRAVTELQRLSGPQFMQTFQLDREPAELRNRYGGEFGQRCLLTRRLLERGVRFVEVSHNLNFLNGTGWDVHNEGIEQQHRLIQELDQAVSALVVDLERCKMLDKTLILVATEFGRPAQFDGGGGRGHHGKCFSVVLAGGGLKTGQVIGETDELAMNPLSRPVSVPDLHATVYAAMGINPHEELYAGDRPVPITDGGQPIRELFA
- a CDS encoding FmdB family zinc ribbon protein; this encodes MVIPTVIPRGELLQMPIYVYEILDDDGEPAGTFEVFQQIKDEPLTRHPETGQPVERLITPPFIGGQWSEHSMHKSVSDDKKLEKQGFTKYVKAGNGIYEKRCGKGPQTISRDQPIKGSDLK
- a CDS encoding Gfo/Idh/MocA family protein; translated protein: MDRSKSVVPVRVGVVGLGRFGRLHALTLAGLGDVELVGLVARRRGSLEALQQELPGIPGWTDLEQAVAVSGAEAWVVACSTDQHVAVTRTLLRAGRTVLLEKPISASLADAESLAPWVAAESANLMLGHIVLFNSEFRQLRDEVSRRGRPAYIDCVRHRPATIVRDFPGENPLQAAMIHDLYAVQVLLGGEEPRRFAAQFHRTAGGDVDLALAQLEWSSGTLASFAASYLTPGGMPPRGFDRMEVFGEGWAARITPNPRPLEVWDERAQWPLALEIRTEASGPTGMMAEELRTFCRVVRGLESVPAGATYEAALQTQRWMHRLELAAEEGRI
- a CDS encoding DUF6263 family protein; protein product: MQCRWWLTGLICCMLGGAIPGCNPFQGAATDADEDLFAELDDLGANGDAPAASAAPPADAGAAGAAPATMTPAPPRWRLGDRFPLEKTVFQKVTQVGLGTPSAGSERLQLLLSLTVEEVSSERARFGVRYHRVRLVREMAGETFDYDSGSSTAAPPPAALAYAGMINDGFSFWLTTDGRVGDLVGFSEFLQRCAGRTTPENRQQVLTQLAQFQSGQGVASFVDDSVGMLPAEADGARASAGLRIGSAWQLAPRQYQSPAPMVEQAHCIVKQLSPEAAEVSLFGKITPGAATSPIPGTMSVAIREGHATGQCQFDRRTGLPTKSHIERRVSMLVTLPDGTQVAQEKEVVTALASFPTELAAVQPPAGQLQPGEGTGIVRASAVEHAVGTGGPGQVASALFQAPAPPPQQRLP
- a CDS encoding serine hydrolase domain-containing protein, whose amino-acid sequence is MKRRTFLQCGFAGAIGAPLLAALRDDRLDDAVEVLAKATASGQVASAVLHAAQRQATLTKHFGKASSGEAMFLLGSISKPICVTALMRLFDQGEFRLDDRLQKFLPKFAGNGREQVTLRQVLTHVSGLPDQLAANAMLRKNHAGLAEFVEHAIRTPVEFVPGSKSQYSSMGILLATHVAELISGTGILELVEGTVMRPLGMQHSAQGLGRFSLQDVVPCQTEFGAPESGAGDPTAKDWDWNSLYWRKLGAPWGGTHASAPDVGRFLAEFLSRQGVVVKPETAQLMTSNQNGPGLTPRGLGFNVSAAAGSPGCSAKTFGHTGSTGTLAWADPSTETICVVLTSLPGTAAHPHPRALAGAEVAAAAAR